Proteins encoded together in one Cervus canadensis isolate Bull #8, Minnesota chromosome 7, ASM1932006v1, whole genome shotgun sequence window:
- the SPTSSB gene encoding serine palmitoyltransferase small subunit B: MDFKRVKDYLSWLYYQYQIISCCAVLEPWEQSMFNTILLTIFAMVVYTAYVFIPIHIRLAWEFFSKMCGYHSTISN, translated from the coding sequence atggatttcaAGCGTGTGAAGGACTATTTATCCTGGCTCTACTATCAATATCAAATCATTAGCTGCTGTGCTGTCTTGGAGCCTTGGGAGCAATCTATGTTCAATACCATCCTACTAACCATCTTTGCTATGGTGGTATACACCGCCTATGTTTTTATCCCCATCCACATTCGCCTGGCTTGGGAATTTTTCTCCAAAATGTGTGGCTATCACAGTACAATTTCTAATTGA